A genome region from Pseudanabaena sp. Chao 1811 includes the following:
- a CDS encoding MFS transporter gives MLQTTAFPSPPTKILWRQVWGLAALLAAITFSWIAYGFYQPRILARIGFVDLAAWLGIFQGLLGAVVEPIVGWFSDRLLGRFGSRLPQIVVGVTLAGLIFVIVSWLVEVQLAEQLRWIVPVMMTIWVIAMIIFRGPAIALLQGFAPTSQLPQANSILALVLAVTSATSPILGLILKQLGASLTFILGAIALLIGSVLLWASMPRHLATATSPEPTIANLTPNSAIAYSLPFVVGLGSGLEINLLLHILPHHLFAAIARLPVEYSQSGILLIAGLATLPLRSLFGRQKTAFGMGWGLTIIAGCLTLLLLSENGIYLILISAIASIALGLVLTNTIPLALAMVPPHQAGFGTGLYFGGSGLATAIFASGVIALGEIPVIYGAFLSVFALAISLICLKNFINSTV, from the coding sequence ATGCTGCAAACTACTGCTTTCCCAAGTCCTCCGACTAAAATTCTTTGGCGACAAGTCTGGGGACTCGCCGCCCTATTAGCTGCTATTACCTTTAGCTGGATTGCTTACGGATTTTATCAGCCGCGAATTTTGGCAAGGATTGGATTTGTAGATTTAGCTGCATGGCTAGGCATTTTTCAGGGATTGCTGGGAGCAGTTGTGGAACCAATTGTCGGCTGGTTTTCCGATCGCCTTCTCGGTCGATTTGGGAGTCGTTTGCCGCAGATTGTTGTGGGCGTGACTCTCGCAGGACTCATTTTTGTGATTGTTTCTTGGTTAGTCGAAGTGCAGCTTGCTGAGCAACTACGTTGGATTGTGCCAGTAATGATGACAATTTGGGTAATCGCCATGATTATCTTTCGCGGGCCCGCGATCGCCTTACTTCAAGGGTTTGCGCCAACGAGTCAACTACCTCAAGCTAATTCCATTTTAGCGCTTGTATTAGCAGTTACGAGCGCCACCAGTCCCATATTAGGACTCATCCTCAAACAGCTTGGTGCTTCTCTTACTTTTATTTTGGGAGCGATCGCACTTTTAATTGGTTCAGTGTTGCTATGGGCATCCATGCCCAGACATTTAGCAACGGCAACAAGCCCCGAACCTACCATCGCAAATTTAACGCCAAATTCGGCGATCGCCTACAGCTTGCCTTTTGTGGTTGGTCTAGGCTCTGGCTTAGAAATTAATTTACTACTCCATATCCTCCCCCATCATCTTTTTGCAGCAATTGCTCGTCTTCCAGTGGAATATTCTCAATCAGGAATACTGTTAATTGCTGGTTTGGCGACATTACCTTTGCGATCACTATTTGGTAGACAGAAAACAGCCTTTGGCATGGGCTGGGGATTAACCATAATTGCTGGTTGTCTTACGCTTTTATTACTGAGCGAAAATGGAATTTATTTAATATTGATAAGTGCGATCGCTTCTATCGCGCTAGGTTTAGTTTTAACTAATACGATTCCCTTAGCCTTAGCGATGGTTCCGCCACATCAAGCTGGCTTTGGGACAGGATTATATTTTGGCGGCAGTGGTTTAGCAACAGCAATTTTTGCAAGTGGTGTTATTGCACTAGGAGAAATTCCTGTCATTTATGGAGCATTTTTGAGCGTATTTGCCTTAGCTATTTCTTTAATCTGTTTAAAGAATTTCATAAACTCCACAGTGTAA
- the gvpN gene encoding gas vesicle protein GvpN, producing MTTVLHANARQFVSTDFTKQIVRRALRYLQSGFAIHLRGPAGTGKTTLAMHLAGLVGRPMVLIYGDEDLRSSQLVGSNSGYSRKKVVDNYIHSVLKVEDDLRQNWTDSRLTLAAKEGFTLIYDEFNRSRPEVNNVLLSALEEKLIVLPPDSSQSEYVRVHPLFRAIFTSNPEEYAGVHPTQDALLDRMITINIGEADVETEKQILVNRVGLDRTQALKLINLIRGYRRQVQCSKASSLRACLLIGKICVEHEIPVSGKDDDFRALCFDVLISRYGSGEPESELGLAKLLDQIP from the coding sequence ATGACCACAGTTCTCCATGCCAATGCGCGTCAATTTGTCAGCACGGACTTTACTAAGCAAATTGTCCGTCGGGCGCTACGCTATTTACAATCGGGCTTTGCAATTCATTTGCGCGGGCCTGCTGGTACGGGCAAAACTACTTTAGCGATGCATCTTGCAGGCTTAGTCGGTAGACCAATGGTTTTGATCTATGGTGATGAAGACTTGCGATCGTCCCAATTGGTTGGTTCTAACTCAGGCTATTCCCGTAAAAAAGTTGTCGATAACTATATCCATTCAGTTTTGAAAGTTGAAGATGATCTGCGTCAAAATTGGACAGACTCGCGTTTAACTTTGGCAGCAAAGGAAGGCTTCACACTGATTTATGATGAGTTCAACCGATCGCGCCCTGAAGTAAATAACGTATTGCTCAGCGCTCTCGAAGAGAAGCTCATCGTCTTGCCTCCTGACAGTTCCCAATCGGAATATGTGCGGGTACATCCCTTATTTCGGGCAATCTTTACTTCCAATCCTGAGGAATATGCAGGGGTACATCCCACACAGGACGCGCTACTCGATCGCATGATCACCATTAATATTGGCGAAGCGGACGTTGAAACCGAAAAGCAAATTTTGGTGAATCGCGTAGGCTTAGATCGCACTCAAGCCCTGAAATTGATCAACTTGATTCGTGGCTATCGTCGTCAAGTGCAATGCAGCAAAGCATCGAGTTTGAGAGCCTGTTTGCTGATTGGTAAGATTTGCGTTGAGCATGAAATTCCTGTCTCTGGCAAAGATGATGACTTCCGCGCACTGTGCTTTGATGTGTTGATTTCTCGCTATGGTAGTGGTGAGCCTGAGTCGGAACTTGGACTCGCTAAATTATTGGATCAAATACCTTAA
- a CDS encoding cupin domain-containing protein, with translation MNQEELQNLLALSAIAAIAPDEIQSVEELAAASPEIEQELRSLQNTVATLAYTETPLDVPAGLKQRLFNRIQQETEVLDYVALRSGELKWKPHPVKGLMMAVLKIDPKKREISALIRADEDVEYPSHHHATGEEIFMLQGELIDRGVTYKAGDYLYSKAGSVHSPTAIAGCIFFVKTSLDDTFL, from the coding sequence ATGAACCAAGAAGAACTTCAAAATCTATTAGCCTTATCAGCCATTGCAGCGATCGCTCCTGACGAAATCCAATCCGTGGAAGAACTTGCTGCCGCATCACCAGAAATAGAGCAAGAACTGCGATCACTCCAGAATACTGTGGCAACCCTCGCCTATACTGAAACTCCTTTAGATGTTCCTGCTGGTCTCAAACAAAGACTATTTAATCGCATTCAACAGGAAACAGAAGTCTTAGATTATGTGGCTTTGCGATCGGGGGAACTGAAGTGGAAACCTCATCCTGTCAAAGGTTTAATGATGGCTGTGTTAAAAATTGATCCCAAAAAACGCGAGATATCAGCCCTAATCCGTGCGGATGAGGATGTTGAGTATCCATCCCATCACCATGCAACAGGGGAAGAAATTTTTATGCTCCAAGGTGAGCTAATTGATCGCGGTGTTACCTATAAAGCAGGGGACTATCTTTATTCCAAGGCTGGATCTGTTCATTCACCAACAGCGATCGCAGGCTGTATATTTTTTGTGAAGACATCTTTAGATGATACTTTTCTATAA
- a CDS encoding pyridoxine 5'-phosphate synthase codes for MPTLGVNIDHIATIRQARRGVEPDPVAAAVIAELAGADGITVHLREDRRHIQERDVRLLRQTIRTRLNLEMAATPEMVAIALDVKPDYITLVPERREEITTEGGLNVKSQCDRLGKFVHQLQGAGIPVSLFVDAEPEQLQASARTGAKFVELHTGTYANAKNEEEHTRELELLTKGGELAISLGLRLNSGHGLTYWNTRPVAQIKGMEELNIGHSIISRAVLVGLDKAIREMKELINP; via the coding sequence TTGCCTACTCTGGGAGTAAACATCGATCATATTGCGACTATTCGCCAAGCGCGTCGAGGTGTCGAACCCGATCCCGTCGCCGCCGCAGTGATCGCCGAATTAGCAGGGGCTGATGGCATTACCGTTCATTTACGTGAAGATCGTCGTCATATTCAAGAGCGAGATGTTCGATTACTCAGACAAACTATCCGTACTAGGCTCAATCTCGAAATGGCAGCAACCCCTGAAATGGTCGCGATCGCCCTTGATGTCAAGCCTGACTATATTACCCTCGTACCTGAACGGCGCGAAGAAATCACGACAGAGGGTGGGTTAAATGTAAAATCACAATGCGATCGCTTGGGTAAATTTGTGCATCAATTGCAAGGTGCAGGTATACCTGTGAGCCTGTTTGTGGATGCTGAGCCAGAGCAATTGCAAGCTTCCGCAAGAACTGGCGCAAAATTTGTGGAATTACATACAGGTACTTATGCCAACGCCAAAAATGAAGAAGAGCATACCCGTGAGCTAGAACTATTGACTAAAGGTGGAGAATTAGCAATTAGCTTAGGACTAAGACTGAATTCAGGGCATGGCTTAACCTATTGGAATACTCGTCCTGTGGCACAAATAAAGGGAATGGAGGAGTTAAACATTGGACATAGCATTATTAGCCGTGCCGTGTTAGTAGGTTTAGATAAAGCGATTCGGGAAATGAAAGAGCTTATAAATCCATAA
- a CDS encoding DUF3285 domain-containing protein: MNSDLNTESNIPSNNSSNTISKQSTSQPQDSFVKIAMRNMVKKGSTSLFHFSLTIFGVVATLLVLAIIFH, from the coding sequence ATGAATAGCGATCTAAACACCGAATCGAATATCCCTAGCAACAATAGCAGTAATACCATTAGCAAACAATCGACTAGTCAACCGCAAGACAGTTTTGTCAAAATTGCTATGCGCAATATGGTCAAGAAAGGTAGTACTTCTTTATTCCATTTTTCTTTAACTATTTTTGGCGTGGTCGCTACCTTGCTAGTACTTGCGATTATTTTTCACTAA
- a CDS encoding ferritin-like domain-containing protein, producing MSRTERSSRSASRRELIKAGLFGAMGIAASTAVVPAVMAKPKGDVANDIKVLNKALFYEHQAIWAYGFAAGKLTDSNVGKAVLAIALANQSDHKAHRDLLASVVKQLGGTPVTAKMEYLKTVTPYIEKGEGNLDSDVNIAKLALALEVDAAIAYGREVATLKNPDLITAGASIGSTEASHATVIRAAFQSLGVSLNVVPAAFVSKDTRNDWILKV from the coding sequence ATGTCTAGAACAGAAAGATCTTCTCGTTCCGCTTCGCGCCGCGAATTAATTAAAGCTGGGTTATTTGGAGCAATGGGGATTGCGGCTAGTACCGCAGTTGTTCCTGCGGTGATGGCAAAACCTAAGGGTGATGTGGCTAATGACATCAAGGTACTCAATAAAGCTCTATTTTATGAACATCAAGCGATTTGGGCCTATGGATTTGCCGCAGGTAAACTCACTGATAGCAATGTGGGCAAGGCAGTTTTGGCGATCGCTTTAGCGAACCAATCCGATCACAAAGCCCATCGAGATCTACTCGCGAGTGTCGTGAAGCAGCTAGGTGGTACACCTGTAACTGCGAAGATGGAATATCTGAAAACTGTTACTCCCTACATTGAGAAAGGTGAGGGGAATTTAGATTCTGATGTGAATATTGCGAAGCTTGCCCTTGCGCTGGAGGTCGATGCTGCGATCGCCTATGGTCGAGAAGTGGCTACTCTCAAGAATCCTGATCTCATCACCGCAGGTGCAAGTATTGGTTCCACTGAAGCTTCCCATGCCACGGTAATTCGTGCCGCATTCCAATCTCTAGGTGTTTCTTTGAATGTTGTTCCTGCTGCTTTTGTGAGCAAAGATACTCGCAATGATTGGATTCTTAAAGTTTAA
- the gvpA gene encoding gas vesicle structural protein GvpA, with product MAVEKVNSSSSLAEVIDRILDKGIVIDAWVRVSLVGIELLSIEARVVIASVETYLKYAEAVGLTASAAVPAA from the coding sequence ATGGCAGTCGAAAAAGTCAACTCTTCCTCTAGTCTAGCGGAAGTTATTGATCGTATTTTGGATAAGGGCATTGTCATTGATGCATGGGTACGAGTCTCATTGGTGGGAATCGAACTGCTATCAATTGAAGCTCGCGTCGTCATTGCCTCTGTGGAAACATATCTCAAATATGCTGAAGCAGTTGGTCTCACAGCCTCGGCGGCAGTACCTGCTGCTTAG
- a CDS encoding sigma-70 family RNA polymerase sigma factor — protein sequence MDSCDRKFLKIDSESKRDELTLISRIAEQDQSALSLLYDRYAKVIYTIAYKILNSSEESEEIVLDVFTQVWRIAKNYNFQKGRVDTWLFMLTRSRALDRLRSHARFDKAVAASEDVLKIHSHTDSPEEDVLLQERSSYIKTCLAELPQEQRLVLELAYFSGLSHSEIAAKTGISLGTVKTRIRLGLKKLREAIGDEWFNF from the coding sequence TTGGATTCATGCGATCGCAAATTTCTTAAAATAGACAGTGAAAGCAAGCGAGATGAACTTACCCTCATTAGTCGCATTGCGGAGCAGGATCAATCCGCCCTATCGTTACTCTACGATCGCTATGCCAAAGTTATTTATACGATTGCCTATAAAATTCTTAATTCTTCAGAGGAATCCGAAGAGATTGTTTTAGACGTATTTACTCAAGTATGGAGGATTGCCAAAAACTACAATTTCCAAAAGGGCAGAGTAGACACATGGCTATTTATGCTTACACGCAGTCGCGCCCTAGATCGGCTACGCAGTCATGCAAGGTTTGACAAAGCAGTAGCAGCTTCTGAAGATGTTCTCAAGATCCACTCACACACCGATAGCCCCGAAGAAGATGTTTTACTGCAAGAGCGTAGTTCCTACATTAAAACTTGTCTAGCCGAACTCCCCCAAGAACAGCGCCTAGTTCTAGAACTTGCCTACTTTAGTGGACTCAGCCATAGTGAAATTGCTGCGAAAACAGGTATTTCCCTTGGCACGGTGAAAACCCGAATTCGTCTGGGACTAAAAAAATTACGCGAAGCGATCGGCGACGAGTGGTTTAACTTTTAG
- a CDS encoding gas vesicle protein yields the protein MSQAIKSQAINTSTTGSSLADILERVLDKGIVIAGDITVSVGSVELLSIRIRLLVASVDKAKEIGINWWESDPYLSSRTQELLASNQQLLERVNLLERELAAVRQLEGNQEK from the coding sequence ATGTCTCAAGCGATTAAATCTCAAGCAATAAACACTAGTACAACTGGCTCTTCCCTTGCCGATATTCTGGAAAGAGTATTAGACAAGGGCATTGTCATTGCGGGTGATATCACAGTGTCCGTGGGCAGTGTGGAGTTGTTGAGTATCAGAATTCGATTGCTAGTAGCCTCGGTGGATAAAGCGAAAGAAATCGGGATTAACTGGTGGGAGTCTGATCCCTATTTGTCTTCAAGAACGCAGGAATTACTCGCTTCTAACCAACAATTATTAGAGCGTGTAAATTTATTAGAAAGAGAATTAGCCGCAGTTAGGCAATTAGAGGGAAATCAAGAAAAGTAG
- a CDS encoding diacylglycerol kinase family protein → MTQIDEFEESEEKAIQRSDSFQIATNLFLSFKYAGQGVSYAFRTQRNFRIHLLIGAIALSLSLYFKLSAVACSIISLTIALVLVLELLNTALEAVVDLTVGREFHQLAKIAKDCAAGAVLIAAIAALLIAGALLLPHIVLAIA, encoded by the coding sequence ATGACACAGATCGACGAGTTTGAAGAATCTGAAGAAAAAGCGATTCAGCGTAGTGATTCTTTTCAAATTGCCACAAATTTATTCCTGAGTTTTAAATATGCTGGACAGGGTGTCAGCTATGCCTTTCGTACTCAGAGAAATTTTCGGATTCATTTGCTAATTGGGGCGATCGCTTTATCCCTCAGTCTTTATTTCAAGTTGTCTGCTGTCGCCTGCTCGATTATTAGCTTGACGATCGCCCTAGTTTTAGTACTGGAATTACTAAATACAGCTTTGGAAGCGGTAGTAGATTTGACGGTGGGTCGCGAGTTTCATCAGTTAGCCAAAATTGCTAAGGATTGCGCGGCTGGGGCAGTACTTATTGCGGCGATCGCTGCTCTACTCATTGCTGGAGCATTGTTATTGCCGCATATTGTGCTTGCAATTGCCTAA
- the ybeY gene encoding rRNA maturation RNase YbeY — MSFDLYCEIYPEVADRHPVKEEQWQDWFATWEKYLASEQVIVDGEYELSLAITDDATIQQLNLQYRQQDRPTDVLSFASLESEVPEIPVDEDDYVEPTYLGDIIISQTTAIRQAQERGHSLTYELAWLAAHGLLHLLGWDHPDDESLEAMLKQQDLMLNLILL; from the coding sequence TTGAGCTTTGATCTATATTGCGAAATCTATCCTGAAGTTGCCGATCGCCATCCTGTTAAAGAAGAACAATGGCAAGATTGGTTTGCTACTTGGGAGAAGTACCTTGCATCTGAGCAAGTGATCGTTGATGGAGAATATGAGCTATCCCTCGCGATTACTGATGATGCCACAATTCAACAATTGAATCTGCAATATCGTCAGCAGGATCGCCCGACGGATGTTTTATCTTTTGCGTCTTTGGAATCAGAGGTTCCCGAAATTCCTGTAGATGAAGATGATTATGTTGAACCAACTTATTTAGGCGATATCATCATCTCCCAAACAACAGCGATACGCCAAGCTCAAGAACGTGGTCATTCACTGACCTATGAATTAGCTTGGTTGGCAGCCCATGGATTGTTACATTTGCTTGGCTGGGATCATCCCGATGATGAAAGCCTAGAAGCTATGCTTAAACAGCAGGATCTCATGCTAAACCTGATTTTACTATAA
- a CDS encoding efflux RND transporter permease subunit yields the protein MLLSISDFFIRRPVFATVCSVIITLLGTACIFILPVAQYPEITPPKVTVTANYVGANAEVVESTVTNILERELNGIEGVRYITSTSANNGTSSVNLVFDLGKNKDIAAVDVQNRVSSVQSQLPAPVQQTGVRVSKESSGFLFAIGVYSEKGEYDDLYLSNYADLYIVDAIKKVKGVGNVIIFGERKYAMRVWLDPNRLSARGLTAQDVVAAIQQQNLQVGVGQIGQQPNLPDQQYQLSISATGRLKNTEEFSDIVIKTASDGSLIKLRDVGRVELGAENYGSALRFNGTRGIGLGVSQLPDANALDVAHAVKHVLEDLKPTFPPGLNYEIAFDTTSFIEAGTEEVIISLLIAIALVIVIIYLFLQNWRSTLIPAIAIPVSLIGTFIFIKLLNFNINTLTLFGLTLATGLVVDDAIVVVEDVTRRIQEKGETPVKAAIAAMNELQGAVIASSMVLIAVFVPVAFFPGTTGQLYKQFALTIAFSITVSTFNALTLSPTLAAFLLKQETPRSNWFFDRVNWVIDGTRNHYQKILNRSTHLKGLVMLLFVLSLFATYWVYTVVPRGFLPQEDQGYFITIVQAPEGVSLNYTEKVLENIEGIMLRKDEKGEPVYPEISNIFAIAGFSFSGNTPNNGIVFTTLKPWKERSRSASEIIGGFTPKPFGLLPSLISIKDAFVVPFPPPAIQGLSNYGGFEYQLQDKANQGFPIIEQTMGALLGKASTYPDPNRPMLAGLRPSFNGNTPQLTVDVDRVKANALQVSLQDIYNTLQTLLGSQYVNDFNTFGRTYRVYVQADAQFRANPDDINKLYVRSRTGQLIPLSNLVKVTQTVGPSIINHYNLFRSVQITGNTAPGVSSGQAIDIMNKISKEVLPKSFSYEWSGLSLEEIGSGSSAFFIFGLGVVFVFLVLAAQYENYIDPTIIMLTVPLAVLGALLAVMFRGLSSPNFANDVYTQIGLVMLIGMASKNAILIVEFANQLHESGLSITKSAIEASQQRLRPILMTAFSTIIGIFPLVIATGAGAAARQSIGTAVMGGMCVATFLSLFIVPVLYIVVKTIEKRMKLDVHDPKTINIVESALVAEYGDSYSNHFHSVHGNSSRLNQDQLNGNHDNPNSNSPSNHSDSSEKSQEDNKPV from the coding sequence ATGCTGCTATCCATATCTGACTTTTTTATCAGACGACCTGTGTTTGCGACAGTCTGTTCTGTCATCATCACATTATTGGGAACGGCTTGTATCTTTATCTTACCTGTTGCTCAATATCCTGAAATTACGCCACCTAAGGTAACGGTTACGGCAAACTATGTCGGTGCAAATGCCGAAGTTGTGGAATCTACAGTTACTAATATTCTCGAAAGAGAATTGAATGGGATTGAAGGAGTTCGCTACATTACTTCCACTAGCGCCAATAACGGAACTAGTTCTGTCAACTTAGTTTTTGACCTAGGCAAAAATAAAGATATTGCCGCCGTGGATGTGCAAAATCGCGTCTCCAGTGTGCAATCACAGCTACCTGCCCCAGTTCAACAAACGGGAGTCAGAGTCAGTAAGGAATCATCAGGATTTCTCTTTGCGATCGGTGTTTATTCCGAGAAGGGAGAATATGACGATCTATATTTGAGTAATTACGCTGATCTCTATATTGTCGATGCGATTAAGAAAGTCAAAGGCGTTGGTAATGTGATCATCTTTGGTGAACGCAAGTATGCCATGCGGGTATGGCTTGATCCTAATCGGCTCTCTGCAAGAGGCTTAACGGCTCAGGATGTCGTAGCGGCGATTCAGCAACAAAACTTGCAAGTGGGTGTCGGACAAATTGGACAGCAACCCAATCTCCCAGATCAACAATATCAACTATCAATTTCTGCTACAGGGCGTTTAAAAAACACTGAAGAATTTTCGGATATTGTGATTAAAACTGCGAGTGATGGCTCACTGATCAAGCTCCGTGATGTCGGAAGGGTAGAGCTAGGTGCAGAAAACTATGGATCAGCTCTAAGGTTTAATGGTACTCGTGGGATTGGTTTAGGTGTATCTCAATTGCCTGATGCTAATGCCTTAGATGTGGCTCATGCTGTAAAACATGTTCTAGAAGATTTGAAGCCAACTTTTCCTCCTGGTCTAAACTATGAGATTGCCTTCGATACCACTAGTTTTATTGAGGCAGGAACTGAGGAAGTAATTATTTCGCTACTGATTGCGATCGCTCTCGTTATCGTCATTATTTATCTGTTCCTGCAAAATTGGCGCTCTACGTTAATTCCTGCGATCGCTATTCCTGTTTCTTTGATTGGGACATTCATTTTCATCAAGCTGCTGAATTTTAATATCAATACCCTGACGCTATTTGGCTTAACCCTTGCCACAGGGCTAGTGGTTGATGATGCGATCGTGGTTGTAGAGGACGTGACACGCCGCATTCAAGAAAAAGGAGAAACACCTGTTAAAGCTGCGATCGCGGCGATGAATGAATTGCAGGGGGCAGTCATTGCTAGCTCGATGGTGTTGATTGCGGTGTTCGTGCCTGTTGCTTTTTTCCCTGGAACAACAGGGCAATTGTATAAACAGTTTGCGCTAACGATTGCTTTTTCGATTACTGTTTCCACTTTCAATGCTTTGACTCTTTCGCCAACCTTAGCGGCTTTCTTATTAAAACAGGAGACACCACGTAGCAATTGGTTTTTTGATCGCGTGAATTGGGTGATTGATGGCACAAGAAATCACTACCAGAAGATTCTCAATAGGTCAACCCATTTAAAAGGCTTGGTAATGCTCCTATTTGTGCTCTCTCTGTTTGCTACCTATTGGGTATATACAGTTGTGCCAAGAGGCTTTTTACCTCAGGAAGATCAGGGCTATTTCATTACGATTGTCCAAGCTCCTGAAGGTGTATCGCTTAATTACACTGAAAAGGTGCTAGAAAATATCGAAGGTATTATGCTTCGTAAAGATGAAAAGGGAGAACCAGTTTATCCTGAAATCTCGAATATCTTTGCGATCGCAGGATTTAGCTTTAGTGGCAATACGCCCAACAATGGCATTGTATTCACCACACTGAAACCTTGGAAAGAAAGATCGCGATCGGCTTCGGAGATAATTGGTGGATTTACGCCCAAGCCCTTTGGTTTACTGCCTTCTCTCATTTCCATTAAAGATGCTTTTGTAGTTCCCTTCCCACCACCAGCAATTCAAGGCTTGAGTAACTACGGTGGTTTTGAATATCAGTTACAGGACAAAGCGAACCAAGGCTTCCCAATCATCGAGCAAACCATGGGAGCCTTATTAGGCAAGGCAAGTACCTATCCTGATCCCAATCGTCCGATGCTGGCAGGGCTACGCCCAAGTTTTAATGGCAATACGCCACAGTTGACCGTCGATGTTGATCGCGTTAAGGCAAATGCGCTGCAAGTATCTTTGCAAGATATTTACAACACCTTGCAGACATTGCTTGGTTCTCAGTATGTCAATGATTTCAACACCTTTGGGCGTACCTATCGCGTCTATGTCCAAGCCGATGCTCAATTCCGTGCTAATCCCGACGATATCAATAAGCTCTATGTGCGATCGCGGACAGGACAGTTAATTCCCCTCAGCAATTTAGTTAAAGTTACTCAAACCGTTGGTCCTTCGATTATTAATCACTATAATCTCTTCCGATCTGTGCAAATCACAGGTAATACTGCTCCGGGAGTCAGTTCAGGACAAGCGATCGATATTATGAACAAGATTTCTAAGGAAGTTCTGCCCAAGAGCTTTAGCTATGAATGGTCAGGCTTATCTTTAGAAGAAATTGGTTCGGGTAGTAGTGCTTTCTTCATCTTTGGTTTAGGAGTTGTATTTGTATTTTTAGTACTGGCGGCTCAATACGAAAACTACATCGATCCCACGATCATCATGCTCACTGTGCCCCTTGCTGTACTGGGCGCACTTTTAGCGGTAATGTTCCGTGGCTTATCGAGTCCCAATTTTGCTAATGATGTTTATACCCAAATTGGCTTGGTGATGTTAATTGGTATGGCAAGTAAAAACGCTATTCTGATTGTAGAGTTTGCCAATCAGCTACATGAAAGTGGGTTGAGTATTACAAAATCTGCAATTGAGGCTTCTCAACAGAGATTACGTCCCATTCTAATGACAGCTTTTTCGACTATTATCGGGATTTTTCCTTTGGTGATTGCCACAGGTGCAGGTGCGGCAGCTCGTCAATCAATTGGGACTGCAGTGATGGGTGGCATGTGTGTGGCGACATTCTTAAGTCTCTTCATCGTCCCCGTTCTATATATTGTCGTGAAGACTATTGAGAAACGGATGAAATTAGATGTCCATGATCCCAAAACTATAAACATTGTTGAGTCGGCTCTAGTTGCTGAGTATGGTGATAGTTACAGCAATCACTTTCATAGTGTTCATGGTAATTCAAGCAGATTGAATCAGGATCAATTGAATGGCAATCATGACAACCCCAATAGCAACTCACCTAGCAATCATAGTGACTCTTCAGAAAAGTCACAGGAAGACAACAAACCTGTATAA